A DNA window from Streptomyces sp. CA-278952 contains the following coding sequences:
- a CDS encoding MFS transporter, whose product MESSPPAARPGGVVGILAFAGIVAALTQTLVVPLIAELPKIFDTSASNASWVITATLLAAAVATPVAGRLGDMYGKRRMLLVSLVPLVLGSVVCALSSSVVPMIAGRGLQGLGMGVVPLGISLLRDVVPAEKLGPSIAIMSASMGVGGALGLPFAAAIAENTSWRVLFWVVAVLALAVGALILALVPGDRPATSSKSFDLLGAVGLGTALICLLLAVSKGADWGWGSATTLALFAAVLVLLPAWGWWELRLSEPLVDLRVTARPQVLMTNTASVLVGFAMYAQSLVVPQLLQLPEATGYGLGQSMLAMGLWMAPAGLMMMAMSPVGAKLSAAKGPKVTLAVGSLLIAAGYGLSVPLIGADSPWSLLIVTLVCNSGVGFAYGAMPALIMSAVPQSETASANSFNALMRSIGTSFAAAVIGVVLAQMTTDFGGFPLASQNGFRVAMLLGCGVGLAAAVVAALIPVRPAAAPLRPSAANGPAGVPEASESKA is encoded by the coding sequence GTGGAGAGTTCACCCCCCGCAGCCCGCCCGGGAGGCGTGGTCGGCATCCTGGCCTTCGCCGGCATCGTGGCGGCGCTCACCCAGACCCTGGTGGTGCCGCTGATCGCGGAGCTGCCGAAGATCTTCGACACCTCCGCGTCGAACGCCTCCTGGGTGATCACCGCCACCCTGCTGGCCGCCGCCGTGGCCACGCCCGTCGCCGGCCGGCTCGGCGACATGTACGGCAAGCGGCGCATGCTGCTCGTCTCGCTCGTCCCGCTGGTCCTCGGCTCGGTGGTCTGCGCCCTGTCCTCGTCGGTGGTCCCGATGATCGCCGGGCGCGGGCTCCAGGGCCTGGGCATGGGCGTGGTCCCGCTCGGCATCAGCCTGCTGCGCGACGTGGTGCCGGCCGAGAAGCTCGGCCCGTCCATCGCGATCATGAGCGCCTCGATGGGCGTGGGCGGCGCGCTGGGCCTGCCGTTCGCCGCCGCCATCGCGGAGAACACCAGCTGGCGGGTGCTGTTCTGGGTGGTCGCCGTACTGGCCCTCGCGGTCGGCGCGCTGATCCTGGCCCTGGTCCCGGGGGACCGCCCGGCCACCAGCTCCAAAAGCTTCGACCTGCTCGGGGCCGTCGGCCTCGGCACCGCCCTGATCTGTCTGCTGCTCGCCGTCTCCAAGGGCGCCGACTGGGGCTGGGGCAGCGCCACCACGCTCGCCCTCTTCGCCGCCGTGCTGGTGCTGCTGCCCGCCTGGGGCTGGTGGGAACTGCGCCTCAGCGAACCGCTGGTCGACCTGCGCGTCACCGCCCGTCCCCAGGTCCTGATGACGAACACGGCCTCGGTCCTGGTCGGCTTCGCGATGTACGCGCAGTCCCTCGTCGTGCCCCAGCTGCTCCAGCTGCCCGAGGCCACCGGCTACGGCCTGGGCCAGTCGATGCTGGCGATGGGCCTGTGGATGGCTCCGGCCGGCCTGATGATGATGGCGATGTCCCCGGTCGGCGCGAAGCTGTCCGCCGCCAAGGGCCCGAAGGTCACCCTGGCCGTCGGCAGCCTCCTCATCGCCGCCGGCTACGGCCTGTCCGTCCCGCTGATCGGCGCTGACTCCCCGTGGAGCCTGCTGATCGTCACCCTCGTCTGCAACTCGGGCGTCGGCTTCGCGTACGGGGCGATGCCCGCGCTCATCATGAGTGCGGTGCCCCAGTCCGAGACCGCGTCGGCGAACAGCTTCAACGCCCTGATGCGCTCGATCGGCACGTCCTTCGCGGCGGCGGTCATCGGCGTGGTCCTGGCTCAGATGACCACGGACTTCGGCGGCTTCCCGCTGGCCTCCCAGAACGGCTTCCGCGTCGCGATGCTCCTCGGCTGCGGCGTGGGCCTCGCGGCGGCGGTCGTCGCCGCTCTCATCCCCGTACGCCCGGCGGCCGCGCCCCTGCGGCCGTCCGCCGCGAACGGTCCCGCGGGGGTGCCGGAGGCCTCGGAGTCCAAGGCCTGA
- a CDS encoding pentapeptide repeat-containing protein yields the protein MAASEGRTTRATGATRGARGAREVKGKKDTIAAARRPEVRLPPLVPYDGEGLEPDGDYDGVRFDGVDLTDASGRGARFMDCALDGCTLDRAELARARFIDAVLTGVRGVGTDLAEASLRDVEVVDARLGGVQLHGAVLERVVVRGGKIDYLNLRKARLKDVVFEGCVLSEPDFGNAHLVRVEFRDCVLKRADFSGARMESVDLRAVAELNIARGVDRLAGAVISPSQLMELAPAFAAQIGVRVEA from the coding sequence ATGGCAGCGAGTGAGGGCAGGACGACCAGAGCGACCGGGGCGACCAGGGGGGCCAGGGGGGCCAGGGAGGTCAAGGGCAAGAAGGACACCATCGCGGCGGCGCGGCGTCCGGAGGTGCGGCTGCCACCGCTCGTCCCCTACGACGGCGAGGGCCTGGAGCCGGACGGGGACTACGACGGGGTGCGGTTCGACGGGGTGGACCTGACGGACGCGTCGGGCCGGGGCGCGCGCTTCATGGACTGCGCCCTGGACGGCTGCACCCTGGACCGCGCGGAGCTGGCGCGGGCCCGCTTCATTGACGCCGTGCTGACGGGCGTACGGGGTGTGGGCACCGATCTCGCGGAGGCGTCGCTGCGGGACGTGGAGGTGGTGGACGCGCGCCTGGGCGGGGTGCAGTTGCATGGTGCGGTGCTGGAGCGGGTGGTGGTGCGCGGCGGCAAGATCGACTACCTGAATCTGCGCAAGGCACGGCTGAAGGACGTCGTCTTCGAGGGGTGCGTGCTCTCCGAGCCGGACTTCGGGAACGCGCATCTGGTCCGCGTCGAGTTCCGTGACTGCGTGCTGAAGCGGGCGGACTTCAGCGGGGCCCGGATGGAGTCCGTGGACCTGCGCGCGGTGGCCGAGTTGAACATCGCGCGGGGTGTGGACCGGCTGGCGGGCGCGGTGATCAGCCCGTCGCAGCTGATGGAGCTGGCTCCGGCGTTCGCGGCGCAGATCGGGGTGCGAGTGGAGGCGTGA
- a CDS encoding FAD-dependent oxidoreductase — translation MTYAITQTCCNDATCVAVCPVNCIHPTPEERAFGSTEMLHIDPRACIDCGACADACPVDAIFPVDSLSPAQREYADINAAYYEGGEPAAGTTEGPNFHVWGEPVFGRSLPSDFGPLRVAVVGTGPAGMYAAQDLLLHTAAEVTLIDRLPVAGGLVRYGVAPDHPATKKVGDTFSRFHSHPRVRMHLGIEVGRDVTAEELAAHHDAVIYAVGASTDRRLGIPGEEGPGCLSATSFVAWYNAHPEAVAQGVDLSAERIVVVGNGNVALDVARILVADPEALAGTDIAAHALEALRASRVREVVVLGRRGPDDAAYTRSELRALKHLPGVELVVDDHDARTGAAIDAAGAGDRAGLLRGLARARTAAGSPRPGRGADRRIVLRFHSEPVEVLGDAGARSVRVTDGGGGGGGAVDLAAGMLLRAIGYRGLPVPGLPFDEASGTVPHEGGRIAGLPGGYVVGWIKRGPSGGIGANRTCAAETVGTLLADAVAGSLPAPTGDAKAFRRLARRRNRRVVDARGLAAIDRAERDRGRRDGRSRVKLATVEELVATARAGRLLRLTR, via the coding sequence TCCACCCGACGCCGGAGGAGCGCGCCTTCGGCAGTACGGAGATGCTCCACATCGACCCCCGGGCGTGCATCGACTGCGGGGCCTGCGCGGACGCCTGCCCGGTGGACGCGATCTTCCCGGTGGACTCGCTGTCCCCCGCGCAGCGGGAGTACGCCGACATCAACGCCGCCTATTACGAGGGTGGGGAGCCGGCCGCCGGGACGACGGAGGGGCCGAACTTCCACGTCTGGGGGGAGCCGGTCTTCGGGCGCAGCCTGCCGTCCGACTTCGGGCCGCTGCGGGTGGCCGTCGTCGGCACGGGGCCAGCCGGGATGTACGCGGCGCAGGACCTGCTGCTGCACACCGCCGCCGAGGTGACCCTGATCGACCGGCTGCCGGTGGCCGGCGGGCTCGTCCGGTACGGCGTGGCCCCCGACCACCCGGCGACGAAGAAGGTCGGCGACACCTTCTCCCGCTTCCACTCACACCCCCGGGTCCGGATGCACCTGGGCATCGAGGTGGGCCGGGACGTCACGGCGGAGGAGCTGGCCGCCCACCACGACGCGGTGATCTACGCGGTCGGCGCCTCCACGGACCGGCGGCTCGGCATCCCCGGCGAGGAAGGGCCCGGATGCCTGTCGGCGACCTCGTTCGTCGCCTGGTACAACGCCCACCCGGAGGCCGTCGCGCAGGGTGTCGACCTGTCGGCCGAGCGGATCGTCGTGGTGGGCAACGGCAACGTCGCTCTCGACGTCGCCCGGATCCTGGTCGCCGACCCGGAGGCGCTCGCGGGCACGGACATCGCCGCCCACGCGCTGGAGGCCCTGCGGGCGAGCCGGGTCCGCGAGGTGGTGGTGCTGGGGCGGCGGGGGCCCGATGACGCCGCGTACACCCGTTCCGAACTTCGCGCGCTGAAGCATCTGCCGGGCGTGGAGCTGGTGGTGGACGACCACGATGCGCGTACGGGGGCGGCGATCGACGCGGCCGGGGCGGGCGACCGGGCCGGGCTGCTGCGGGGGCTGGCCCGGGCGCGGACGGCCGCCGGGTCCCCCCGGCCCGGTCGCGGGGCGGACCGGCGCATCGTGCTCCGCTTCCACTCCGAGCCGGTGGAGGTCCTGGGTGACGCGGGCGCGCGTTCCGTGCGGGTCACCGACGGCGGCGGCGGCGGCGGGGGTGCGGTGGATCTGGCCGCCGGAATGCTGCTGCGGGCCATTGGGTACCGGGGGTTGCCGGTCCCCGGGCTGCCGTTCGACGAGGCCTCGGGCACCGTCCCGCACGAGGGTGGCCGGATCGCCGGGCTGCCCGGCGGCTATGTGGTCGGCTGGATCAAGCGGGGGCCCTCCGGCGGGATCGGCGCGAACCGCACCTGCGCGGCCGAGACGGTCGGCACGCTCCTGGCCGACGCGGTCGCCGGGTCCCTGCCTGCCCCGACGGGCGATGCCAAGGCGTTCCGGCGTCTGGCCCGACGGCGTAACCGCCGGGTCGTGGACGCCCGGGGCCTGGCCGCGATCGACCGTGCCGAACGGGACCGGGGGCGGCGCGACGGGCGCTCCCGGGTGAAGCTCGCCACCGTCGAGGAGCTGGTCGCGACGGCGAGAGCCGGGCGGCTGCTGAGACTGACCCGTTGA
- a CDS encoding aminoglycoside phosphotransferase family protein produces the protein MARSRRVPRIGGVIDIPDELIATQSHYNGAAGRAFVAALPGLAERCLERWGLRPDGPSMYGICALILPVVREADGRPAALKLQSVDEETAGEPVALRAWTDAGAGAVELLGHDPETGAMLLERLDERRPLSGQADVRGAVTVLGAVLARLVAVPAPEGLRTLGGAVERMLAAVPERVGLLADAEDRRLIADCAAAVREVAGEPGDRLLHWDLHYDNILAGRADAGRAGEWVALDPKPLAGDPGFELFPALDNLFDADEVVWRFDALTEALCLDRERARAWTLGRVLQNGLWAAADGEGRISPDHAEIGRRLLGR, from the coding sequence ATGGCCCGGTCGAGGCGGGTCCCTAGGATCGGTGGGGTGATCGACATTCCTGACGAACTGATCGCCACACAGTCCCACTACAACGGAGCGGCCGGCCGGGCCTTCGTCGCCGCCCTGCCCGGCCTCGCCGAGCGGTGCCTGGAGCGGTGGGGGCTGCGGCCGGACGGCCCGTCGATGTACGGGATATGCGCGCTGATCCTGCCGGTGGTGCGGGAGGCCGACGGGCGGCCCGCCGCGCTGAAACTCCAGTCGGTGGACGAGGAGACGGCGGGCGAACCGGTCGCGCTGCGGGCGTGGACCGACGCCGGGGCCGGGGCGGTGGAGCTGCTCGGCCATGACCCGGAGACCGGTGCGATGCTGCTGGAACGGCTCGACGAGCGGCGGCCGTTGTCCGGCCAGGCCGATGTGCGGGGGGCGGTGACGGTTCTCGGCGCGGTGCTGGCCCGGCTGGTGGCGGTGCCCGCGCCGGAGGGGCTGCGCACGTTGGGCGGGGCGGTGGAGCGGATGCTCGCGGCGGTGCCGGAGAGGGTGGGCCTGCTGGCCGACGCCGAGGACCGGCGGCTCATCGCGGACTGCGCGGCGGCGGTGCGGGAGGTCGCGGGGGAGCCGGGGGACCGGCTGCTGCACTGGGACCTGCACTACGACAACATCCTGGCCGGGCGCGCGGACGCGGGGCGGGCCGGGGAGTGGGTGGCGCTCGACCCGAAGCCGCTCGCGGGGGACCCGGGATTCGAGCTGTTCCCGGCGTTGGACAACCTCTTCGACGCCGACGAGGTGGTGTGGCGGTTCGACGCGCTGACGGAGGCGCTGTGCCTGGACCGGGAGCGGGCGCGGGCCTGGACGCTGGGGCGGGTGCTCCAGAACGGGCTCTGGGCGGCGGCGGACGGGGAGGGCCGGATCTCCCCCGACCACGCGGAGATCGGGCGCCGGCTGCTGGGGCGGTGA
- a CDS encoding methyltransferase: MTNTNTTTNTEGVTAAETADRDLITRLAFGSMAAQTLRAAARLRVVELLGDATRRAVEVAADAGAEPQPMERLLRALTGLGLLREPVPGSFSVTPAGALLHPGRPDSLASFVRMFTEPTIVRAWEHLDDSVRTGEVAFDGVFGTDFFSHLARHPELSAEFNAAMGQASSETAAALPHAFDFGRFTSVTDVGGGDGTLLAGVLAAHPGLTGVVLDTAEGLAGTPDTMARHGLENRCSLIAGDFFHSVPGGSDLYLLKSVLHDWTDDQVVTILSHCRGVLPPGGLVLIVEPVLPDAVDVQADVTNGGITYLSDLNMLVNVGGRERTRDDFAEVCRRAGLALTTVTPLAEAAPFAVIEAVAD, from the coding sequence ATGACGAACACGAACACGACCACGAACACCGAGGGGGTCACGGCAGCGGAGACGGCCGACCGCGATCTGATCACCCGGCTGGCGTTCGGGAGCATGGCGGCGCAGACCCTGCGCGCGGCGGCCCGGTTGAGGGTGGTGGAACTGCTGGGCGATGCGACACGCCGGGCTGTCGAGGTGGCCGCCGACGCCGGAGCCGAACCCCAGCCCATGGAGCGGCTGCTGCGCGCCCTGACCGGACTCGGCCTGCTGCGGGAGCCCGTCCCGGGATCCTTCTCGGTGACCCCCGCGGGCGCACTGCTGCACCCCGGCCGCCCCGACTCGCTCGCCTCGTTCGTCAGGATGTTCACCGAGCCGACGATCGTGCGTGCCTGGGAGCACCTGGACGACAGCGTCCGCACCGGCGAGGTCGCGTTCGACGGCGTGTTCGGCACCGACTTCTTCAGCCACCTCGCCCGGCACCCCGAGCTGTCCGCGGAGTTCAACGCGGCGATGGGCCAAGCCTCCTCGGAGACCGCCGCCGCCCTGCCGCACGCCTTCGACTTCGGCCGGTTCACCTCGGTCACGGATGTCGGCGGGGGCGACGGGACTCTCCTGGCCGGTGTGCTCGCCGCGCATCCCGGCCTCACCGGTGTCGTCCTCGACACTGCGGAGGGCCTGGCCGGGACGCCGGACACGATGGCGCGCCACGGGCTGGAGAACCGGTGCTCCCTGATCGCCGGAGACTTCTTCCACTCGGTCCCCGGGGGCTCGGATCTCTACCTGCTGAAGAGCGTCCTGCACGACTGGACGGACGACCAGGTGGTCACGATCCTGAGCCACTGCCGCGGGGTGCTGCCGCCCGGCGGCCTCGTCCTGATCGTGGAGCCCGTGCTTCCCGACGCGGTCGACGTCCAAGCCGACGTCACCAACGGCGGGATCACCTACCTCAGCGACCTCAACATGCTGGTGAACGTGGGCGGCCGGGAGCGCACCCGCGATGACTTCGCGGAGGTGTGCCGCCGCGCGGGCCTGGCCCTCACGACGGTCACCCCGCTCGCGGAGGCCGCGCCGTTCGCCGTCATCGAGGCCGTGGCCGACTGA
- a CDS encoding MarR family winged helix-turn-helix transcriptional regulator — protein sequence MDKPIDRIERETMLLGRYMHMVTPRVDWQLDRSAYILLSRIQVEGPMSIGQLGDAFRLDASTLNRQTAAMLRAGVVERIPDPDGGIARKFAITEEGGRRLESDRARNTAGLAKVLNDWTPEEAQQLADSLSRLNLSIERLDGRPWPRD from the coding sequence GTGGACAAGCCCATCGACCGGATCGAACGCGAGACGATGCTGCTCGGCCGGTACATGCACATGGTCACCCCGCGCGTGGACTGGCAGCTCGACCGGTCCGCCTACATCCTGCTCAGCCGGATCCAGGTGGAGGGGCCCATGTCCATCGGCCAGCTCGGCGACGCCTTCCGTCTGGACGCCTCCACGCTCAACCGGCAGACCGCCGCGATGCTGCGGGCCGGGGTCGTCGAGCGCATCCCGGACCCCGACGGCGGCATCGCCCGCAAGTTCGCCATCACCGAGGAGGGCGGACGCCGCCTGGAGAGCGACCGGGCGAGGAACACGGCGGGCCTCGCGAAGGTCCTTAACGACTGGACACCCGAGGAGGCCCAGCAGCTCGCCGACTCCCTCAGCCGCCTGAACCTCTCCATCGAGCGTCTCGACGGACGGCCCTGGCCGCGCGACTGA
- a CDS encoding GNAT family N-acetyltransferase, which translates to MIRTATPEDVPVLHALVRDLAAYEKALDEVVVTQEQLHEALFGDRPAAYAHVATADDGGGEAIGFALWFLNFSTWRGVHGIYLEDLYVRPDRRGGGHGRALLTELARICVERGYQRLEWSVLDWNAPSIAFYESLGARPQDEWTVYRLTDEALARLGSDEREA; encoded by the coding sequence ATGATTCGTACCGCCACACCTGAAGACGTCCCCGTCCTGCACGCCCTGGTGCGGGATCTCGCCGCGTACGAGAAGGCGCTCGACGAGGTCGTCGTCACCCAGGAGCAGCTGCACGAGGCGCTGTTCGGTGACCGGCCCGCCGCCTACGCGCACGTGGCGACGGCCGACGACGGCGGTGGCGAGGCGATCGGCTTCGCCCTGTGGTTCCTGAACTTCTCCACCTGGCGCGGAGTGCACGGCATCTACCTGGAGGACCTGTATGTCCGCCCCGACCGGCGCGGCGGCGGCCACGGCAGGGCGCTGCTGACGGAGCTGGCGCGGATCTGCGTGGAGCGCGGCTACCAGCGGCTGGAGTGGTCCGTCCTCGACTGGAACGCCCCGTCCATCGCGTTCTACGAGTCGCTCGGCGCGCGCCCGCAGGACGAGTGGACGGTGTACCGGCTGACGGACGAGGCCCTGGCCCGGCTGGGGTCGGACGAGCGCGAGGCCTGA
- a CDS encoding NAD(P)-binding protein has protein sequence MENIHVIGGGLAGLTAAITAAESGARVTLHEGHRTLGGRARTADGPYRANEGPHALYRRGPHWTWLARRGLLGAVVSVPPREGLRFRFRRAGAARRTPPVALLRLARRAPRTAPVDDAFLEWAAGQVGEEGARAAANFAATALFHHDPGALSARFVQERLHRLASFPPEAHYPVGGWAPLVERMAGHARSLGVTIETAARVDARTLGELARTGPVVVATSLDSARLLLDDASLTWESGRTVLLDLAVRTRRGDAFVVSDLDAPGWLERFTAQDPGLAPAGEQLLQGQFPIGPDARRAEGTARAEELLDLGFPGWRERTTWRVEALADGRTGAVDRPGTTWRDRPSVVRGDGIFLAGDQVAAPGLLSEVSFTSGIEAALLAVKATGQRSSTGARDRG, from the coding sequence ATGGAAAACATCCATGTCATCGGCGGCGGCCTCGCCGGCCTCACCGCCGCCATCACCGCGGCCGAGTCCGGTGCGCGCGTCACCCTGCACGAGGGCCACCGGACCCTCGGCGGCCGGGCCAGGACCGCGGACGGGCCGTACCGCGCCAACGAAGGCCCGCACGCCCTGTACCGGCGCGGGCCGCACTGGACCTGGCTGGCCCGGCGCGGTCTACTCGGCGCCGTCGTCTCCGTACCGCCCCGCGAAGGCCTCCGCTTCCGTTTCCGCCGCGCGGGAGCCGCCCGCCGGACCCCGCCCGTGGCTCTGCTGCGGCTGGCCCGCCGGGCACCCCGCACGGCTCCGGTCGACGACGCCTTCCTGGAGTGGGCCGCCGGGCAGGTCGGCGAGGAGGGAGCCCGGGCCGCCGCGAACTTCGCCGCCACCGCGCTGTTCCACCACGACCCCGGGGCACTCTCGGCCCGTTTCGTCCAGGAGCGCCTGCACCGCCTGGCCTCGTTCCCGCCCGAGGCCCACTATCCGGTCGGCGGCTGGGCGCCGCTCGTCGAGCGGATGGCCGGCCACGCCCGGAGCCTCGGGGTCACCATCGAGACCGCCGCCCGCGTCGACGCCCGGACCCTCGGCGAGCTGGCCCGTACCGGACCGGTCGTCGTCGCCACCTCCCTCGACTCCGCCCGCCTCCTCCTCGACGACGCGTCCCTCACCTGGGAGAGCGGCCGCACCGTCCTGCTGGACCTGGCGGTACGCACCCGGCGCGGCGACGCGTTCGTCGTGTCGGACCTGGACGCGCCCGGCTGGCTGGAGCGGTTCACCGCCCAGGATCCCGGCCTCGCCCCGGCCGGCGAACAACTGCTCCAGGGCCAGTTCCCGATCGGCCCCGACGCGCGCAGGGCGGAAGGGACCGCGCGGGCCGAGGAGCTTCTCGACCTCGGCTTCCCGGGCTGGCGGGAGCGCACCACCTGGCGCGTCGAAGCCCTTGCCGACGGCCGCACCGGGGCCGTCGACCGCCCGGGCACCACCTGGCGGGACCGGCCCTCCGTGGTCCGGGGCGACGGGATCTTCCTGGCGGGCGACCAGGTCGCCGCCCCGGGGCTCCTCAGCGAGGTCTCCTTCACCAGCGGCATCGAAGCCGCCCTGCTCGCCGTGAAGGCCACCGGACAGCGCTCCAGCACGGGAGCCCGGGACCGGGGTTGA
- a CDS encoding NAD(P)/FAD-dependent oxidoreductase has product MSTVSTVVGGISFWYAREGTPAPREPLPGDTNVDVCIVGGGYTGLWTAYYLKKAVPFLNITVLEAKFCGYGASGRNGGWLYNGIAGRDRYAKLHGHDAAVRLQKAMNDTVGEVVRTAAEEKIDADIHRGGVLEVAHTPSQLARLKDFHSVEIAFGESDRVLRGARETAERVHVTGAVGSSWTPHGARLHPAKLVKGLADVVEALGVTIHESTPVTEIKPKHAVTPYGTVRAPYVLRCTEGFTASLKGQKRTWLPMNSSMIVTEPLPARIWDTIGWEGRETLGDLAHAYFYAQRTADDRIALGGRGYPYRFGSATDNDGRTRPETVAALRELMVRLFPTTAGVHVDHAWSGVLGVPRDWCATVTLDRSTGLGWAGGYVGSGVATANLAARTLRDLIQQDSGQAGPTELTTLPWVNHKVRRWEPEPFRWLGVHGMYAAYRAADRRESTSPRPGTDPVARMADRIAGRH; this is encoded by the coding sequence ATGAGCACCGTCAGTACCGTCGTCGGCGGCATATCGTTCTGGTACGCGCGGGAGGGCACCCCCGCCCCGCGCGAACCCCTCCCCGGCGACACGAACGTCGACGTCTGCATCGTCGGAGGCGGCTACACCGGGCTCTGGACGGCGTACTACCTGAAGAAGGCCGTCCCCTTCCTCAACATCACCGTCCTGGAAGCCAAGTTCTGCGGCTACGGGGCCTCCGGCCGCAACGGCGGCTGGCTGTACAACGGCATCGCGGGCCGTGACCGGTACGCCAAACTGCACGGCCACGACGCCGCCGTACGGCTCCAGAAGGCGATGAACGACACCGTCGGCGAGGTCGTCAGGACCGCCGCCGAGGAGAAGATCGACGCCGACATCCACCGGGGCGGCGTCCTGGAAGTGGCCCACACCCCCTCCCAGCTCGCCCGGCTCAAGGACTTCCACAGCGTCGAGATCGCCTTCGGGGAGAGCGACCGGGTCCTGCGCGGCGCCCGCGAGACCGCCGAGCGCGTCCATGTGACGGGGGCCGTCGGCTCGTCCTGGACGCCGCACGGCGCCCGGCTGCACCCGGCCAAGCTGGTCAAGGGCCTCGCGGACGTGGTGGAGGCGCTCGGCGTGACCATCCACGAGTCGACGCCGGTCACCGAGATCAAGCCCAAGCACGCCGTGACGCCGTACGGCACGGTCCGCGCCCCGTACGTCCTGCGCTGCACCGAGGGCTTCACCGCGAGCCTCAAGGGGCAGAAGCGCACCTGGCTCCCGATGAACTCCTCCATGATCGTCACCGAGCCGCTGCCCGCCCGTATCTGGGACACGATCGGATGGGAGGGCCGCGAGACCCTCGGCGACCTGGCCCACGCCTACTTCTACGCCCAGCGCACCGCCGACGACCGCATCGCGCTCGGCGGCCGCGGCTACCCGTACCGCTTCGGCTCGGCCACCGACAACGACGGCCGCACCCGGCCCGAGACGGTCGCGGCCCTACGCGAGCTGATGGTCCGGCTCTTCCCCACCACGGCGGGCGTCCACGTCGACCACGCCTGGTCCGGCGTCCTCGGCGTCCCGCGCGACTGGTGCGCCACGGTCACCCTGGACCGCTCGACGGGTCTGGGCTGGGCGGGCGGTTACGTCGGCTCCGGCGTCGCCACCGCCAACCTCGCCGCCCGCACCCTGCGCGACCTGATCCAGCAGGACTCCGGGCAGGCGGGCCCGACGGAGCTGACCACCCTGCCGTGGGTGAACCACAAGGTCCGCCGCTGGGAGCCGGAGCCCTTCCGCTGGCTCGGCGTCCACGGCATGTACGCGGCCTACCGCGCCGCCGACCGCCGCGAGAGCACCTCGCCGCGCCCCGGCACGGACCCCGTCGCCAGGATGGCCGACCGCATCGCAGGCCGCCACTGA
- a CDS encoding zinc-binding dehydrogenase produces MHAVRLHAFGPAENLVYESTEDPVPGPGQVRIAVAAAGVHLLDTALREGERGPYPEPTPLPTVPGREVAGTVETVGEGVDADWLGKRVVAHIGMAPGGYAELTVTEADRLHEVPEGLDAAGAVAMIGTGRTALGILGSTPLGPDSVVVVTAAAGGIGTLVVQYARNAGASVIALAGGPAKVARAEAEGAGLALDYTRPDWPRRAREHLEAAGLRATVVYDSVGGATARAAVDLLGPGGRHVVYGWSGEGLPDGGPLTFTDEELAERGITSGSVLGPGMYERAGGLRALETRALAEAAAGRLRPAVQRFPLAEAAAAHRALETRGTMGKVVLEP; encoded by the coding sequence ATGCACGCCGTACGCCTTCACGCCTTCGGCCCCGCCGAGAACCTCGTGTACGAGAGCACCGAGGACCCCGTTCCCGGCCCCGGCCAGGTCCGTATCGCCGTGGCCGCGGCCGGGGTGCACCTCCTGGACACCGCGCTGCGGGAAGGGGAGCGCGGCCCCTACCCGGAGCCCACACCCCTCCCCACCGTCCCCGGCCGCGAGGTCGCCGGAACCGTCGAGACGGTGGGCGAAGGCGTCGACGCCGACTGGCTCGGCAAGCGCGTCGTCGCCCACATCGGCATGGCGCCGGGCGGGTACGCCGAACTCACCGTCACCGAGGCCGACCGGCTCCACGAGGTCCCCGAGGGGCTCGACGCCGCCGGGGCCGTCGCCATGATCGGCACCGGCCGCACTGCGCTCGGCATCCTCGGGTCCACCCCGCTCGGCCCGGATTCCGTGGTCGTCGTCACCGCGGCGGCGGGCGGGATCGGCACCCTCGTCGTCCAGTACGCGAGGAACGCGGGGGCCTCCGTGATCGCGCTGGCCGGCGGCCCGGCGAAGGTGGCCCGGGCGGAGGCCGAAGGCGCCGGCCTCGCCCTCGACTACACCCGCCCCGACTGGCCGCGCCGGGCACGCGAACACCTCGAAGCCGCGGGACTGCGGGCGACCGTCGTCTACGACTCCGTCGGCGGGGCCACCGCCCGCGCCGCCGTGGACCTTCTCGGCCCCGGCGGGCGGCACGTGGTCTACGGCTGGTCGGGCGAGGGGCTCCCCGACGGGGGGCCGCTCACCTTCACCGACGAGGAGCTGGCCGAACGCGGCATCACGTCCGGGTCCGTCCTCGGGCCGGGGATGTACGAGAGGGCCGGCGGTCTGCGCGCACTGGAGACCCGCGCCCTCGCCGAGGCCGCGGCCGGCCGGCTGCGGCCCGCCGTGCAGCGCTTCCCGCTCGCCGAGGCCGCCGCCGCACACCGCGCGCTGGAGACCCGGGGCACGATGGGCAAGGTGGTGCTGGAGCCGTAG